The Prodigiosinella aquatilis region CGCTGCTGCTGGATGTGTCCCGCGCCATCTACCCGGACACCACGCATCTTGAGCTGCGTCGGGAGCTTGACTATCTGGCTGACCGCAAGATGGTTGATCTGGAGAAGAAGCCTTCTGGCGACTGGTTTGCCGATCTGACCCGCCTCGGTGTTGACCTGGTGGAATATACCGTTGAATGCGGCCCCGGCATTGCCCGCCCGGAAAAGTACTGGAGTGAATGATGGCCAGACGCAGCACGATAGATAAGCTGCCGGAAAACGTGCGGCGCTGGCTTGAGCGGGCGCTGAATGAATCCGGCTTCAGCGGCTATTCCGAACTGGAATCCCTGCTGCGTGAGCAGGGGTACGTCATCAGCAAATCGGCTATCCATCGCTATGGGCAGAAGATTGAGCGCCGCTACGGCGCTATCCGTGCGGCCACCGAAGCGGCCCGTATGCTGACCGAAGGTGCGGCTGACGATCAGGATGCGCGTTCGGAAGCCGTCATCGCCCTGATCCAGACCGAGCTGTTCGAGAGCATCGTCCAGCTGCAGGAAGCGGAAGAAGGCGAAGTCGACCCCAAAGAGCGCGTGGCGCTGTTATCCAAAGTCGCCAAAAACGTGGCCACGCTGTCCCGCGCCTCCGTCAACCTGAAGAAATTTCAGAGCGAAGTCCGTGACCGCGCCCGGCTGGCGGCGGGTAACGCCGAGAAGATTGCCCGCAAGGGCGGCCTGTCTGCTGATGCTGTGCAGGCGCTGCGACGTGAAATTCTGGGGATTGCCACATGAGTCAGCTTGCGCCGGTAATACCTGACACTTCCGGTAATGACGCGCCACCTGTTCTGCTGCCTTATCAGCAGCGCTGGGTTGCTGATCCATCTCCGGTCAAGTTTATGGAGAAAAGCCGCCGTACCGGTATCACGTGGGCAGAAGCGTCCGATAACGTGCTGATTGCGGCATCGTCCATCGCAGCGGGCGGGATGAATGTATATTACATCGGTTACAACCAGGATATGACCATCGAATATATCCAGGCGTGTGCAATGTGGGCGCGGGTGTTCAACTATGCCGCCAGTGAAATTGAAGAAGGGTTCTGGGAAGAGGACGAAGACGATAAGCACATCAAGACCTACACCATCACGTTTCCTGACTCCAGTTTTCGTATCGTCGCGCTCTCCAGTCGCCCGTCTAATCTTCGTGGCCGCCAGGGCGTTATTGTCATTGATGAAGCCGCGTTCCATGAAAATCTGAAAGAGCTGCTTAAAGCTGCGATGGCGATGCTTATCTGGGGCGGCAAGGTGCGCGTTATCTCCACCCACGATGGTGATAAAAATGAATTTAACATTGAGATCACCGATATCCGTGCCGGGCGTCAGGGGGGCAGCGTACAGCGAATTGCCTTCAAAGAAGCCGTTGCGCAGGGTTTGTTTCACCGTGTCTGCCTGCGAACCGGGAAGGAATGGACGCAGGACGCTGAACAGGCGTGGATGGCGTCGGTGTACAAGTTCTACGGCACCGGCGCATCCGAAGAGCTTGACTGTATCCCGGCCAACGGCGGCGGTGCCTGGCTGTCCCGCGCTCTGATTGAGTCCCGTATGTCACCCGATACGCCGGTGCTGCGGCTGACCTGCCCGGAGGGCTACGAGCTGAAGCCCGATGCAGAGCGCTTCAGTGAAACGCAGGACTGGCTGGATGAGAATCTGAAGCCGCTGCTGGAGGCGCTCCCCGCTGATGCCCGCTCGTTTTTAGGGCGGGACTTTGGCCGCAGCGGTGACCTGTCGGTGGACTATCCACTGTTGCAGGAGAAGAACCTGGTACGCCGCGTACCGTTCGTGATGGAGCTGCGTAATGTGCCGTTCAAGCAGCAGGAACAAATCACCTGGTACCTGATGGACGGTCTACCAAACCTGATGGGTGCGGCACTTGATGCCCGAGGTAATGGCTCCTATCTGGCGGAGTATGCAATGCAGCGCTACGGCTCCAGCCGGGTGAAGCAGGTCATGCCTACCGAGAGCTGGTACCGGGAACATATGCCGCCGGTCAAGGCGGCGCTGGAGGATGGCAACCTGATTGATTTGCCGAAAGATGAAGACACGCTGGATGACCTGCGGGCCGTTCAGGTGGTTAACGGCGTTCCCCGCGTACCGGAACAGCGGTCAAAAGCGAAGTCGGACAGTGGCAAACGCCACGGGGACTCGGCTATCTCGCTGGCGCTGGCGTATTTTGCCAGCCGTGAAATTAACAAAGGGCCGGTGAAGGCAAGCTCACGCCGTCGTCGCCAGTCGGCCCGCATGCTGGAGGGTTACTGATGCCGCGTGGACTCTGGGTTTCACCCAATGAATTTGTCAGCTTTGCCGAGCCAAATAAGACGCTTACGGAACAGATTGCATCACGCAGCCGCTCCATCGACTTCTTCGGTCTCGGGATGTACCTGCCCA contains the following coding sequences:
- a CDS encoding DUF3486 family protein — protein: MARRSTIDKLPENVRRWLERALNESGFSGYSELESLLREQGYVISKSAIHRYGQKIERRYGAIRAATEAARMLTEGAADDQDARSEAVIALIQTELFESIVQLQEAEEGEVDPKERVALLSKVAKNVATLSRASVNLKKFQSEVRDRARLAAGNAEKIARKGGLSADAVQALRREILGIAT